In Chromobacterium rhizoryzae, one genomic interval encodes:
- a CDS encoding OsmC family protein: MKARLKWVDGVCFLGESGSGHAVVMDGAPEGGGRNLGPRPMELLLLGTAGCTSYDVITILKKSRQQVSDCWVEIEAERAEEEPKVFTRIHFHFVVSGRELKADAVERAIRLSAEKYCSASIMLGKTADISHDFELRDA, translated from the coding sequence ATGAAAGCCAGGTTGAAGTGGGTGGACGGCGTGTGTTTTCTGGGCGAAAGCGGCAGCGGTCACGCGGTGGTGATGGACGGCGCGCCGGAGGGCGGCGGCAGGAATCTGGGGCCGCGGCCCATGGAGCTGTTGCTCTTGGGCACCGCCGGCTGCACCAGCTACGATGTGATCACCATTCTGAAGAAATCGCGGCAGCAGGTCAGCGATTGCTGGGTGGAGATCGAGGCCGAGCGCGCCGAGGAGGAACCCAAGGTGTTCACCCGCATTCATTTCCACTTTGTGGTGAGCGGGCGCGAACTGAAGGCGGACGCGGTGGAGCGGGCGATCAGGCTGTCGGCGGAGAAATACTGTTCCGCCTCCATCATGCTGGGCAAGACCGCCGACATCAGCCACGATTTCGAACTGCGCGACGCCTGA
- the hslO gene encoding Hsp33 family molecular chaperone HslO, producing MSTQDRLQRFLFDGAPVRGALVRLDGAWQQVLARRSYPPAMKKIVGEMMAAAELMAANLKFDGALILQLHGAGALKLAVVECNNDRTIRATAKWDDGIADDASIQSLLGGHGRFVVTLEPRVDKAQTWQGIVALEGDSIGEMLENYMLRSEQLETRLILASSDETAAGMLLQKLPEGHGDPEGWERIQMLGATLRADELLGLPAEDVLHRLFHEETVRVFDQETVSFACNCSRERVGDMLKMLGGQEVGEVLLEQGSVEIVCDYCNQHYVYDEDDANRLFDYDVIAAAREARH from the coding sequence ATGAGCACACAAGACAGATTGCAACGATTTTTGTTTGACGGCGCGCCGGTGCGCGGCGCCTTGGTGCGCCTGGACGGCGCCTGGCAGCAGGTGCTGGCCCGCCGCAGCTACCCGCCGGCCATGAAGAAGATCGTCGGCGAAATGATGGCGGCGGCCGAGCTGATGGCCGCCAACCTCAAGTTCGACGGCGCGCTGATCCTGCAGCTTCACGGCGCCGGCGCCCTGAAGCTGGCGGTGGTGGAGTGCAATAACGACCGCACCATCCGCGCCACCGCCAAGTGGGACGACGGCATTGCCGACGACGCTTCCATCCAGTCCTTGCTGGGTGGGCACGGGCGTTTTGTGGTGACGCTGGAGCCGCGCGTGGACAAGGCGCAAACCTGGCAGGGCATCGTGGCGCTGGAGGGCGACAGCATAGGCGAGATGCTGGAGAACTACATGCTGCGTTCCGAGCAGCTGGAAACCCGGCTGATCCTGGCCTCCAGCGACGAAACCGCCGCCGGCATGCTGTTGCAGAAACTGCCGGAAGGCCATGGCGATCCGGAAGGCTGGGAGCGCATCCAGATGCTGGGCGCCACGCTAAGGGCGGACGAACTGCTGGGCCTGCCGGCCGAGGACGTCCTGCACCGCCTGTTCCACGAGGAAACGGTGCGGGTGTTCGATCAGGAGACGGTGAGCTTCGCCTGCAACTGCAGCCGCGAACGCGTCGGCGACATGCTGAAGATGTTGGGCGGCCAGGAGGTGGGCGAGGTGTTGCTGGAACAGGGCAGCGTGGAAATCGTCTGCGACTACTGCAACCAGCATTACGTTTACGACGAGGACGACGCCAACCGTCTGTTTGATTACGACGTGATCGCCGCCGCGCGCGAGGCCAGGCATTGA
- a CDS encoding Ntn hydrolase family protein, which translates to MTTIVAVRKGDQIAIAADSQTTFGDDQKLLAGYDCFHNKIFQHGDSYLAISGSAAHDLVLQGALKELKKKDLSSRQGIFETFRKLHPKLKDGFYLRPEEDEEDPYESSQMMVVIANRHGIFGVYPMREIYEFSRIWAIGSGRKFAMGAMYAVYDQALSAREIAEIGVRAGCEFDVSSSMPMTVYTVELAADKEKKDTA; encoded by the coding sequence ATGACTACCATCGTGGCGGTAAGAAAGGGCGATCAGATTGCGATCGCCGCGGACAGCCAGACCACTTTTGGCGACGACCAGAAGCTGCTGGCCGGCTATGATTGTTTCCACAACAAGATTTTCCAGCACGGGGACAGCTATCTGGCCATCTCCGGCTCGGCCGCGCACGACCTGGTGCTGCAAGGCGCGCTGAAGGAGTTGAAGAAAAAAGACTTGAGCAGCCGCCAGGGCATTTTCGAGACCTTCCGCAAGCTGCATCCCAAGCTGAAGGACGGTTTCTACCTGCGTCCCGAGGAGGACGAGGAAGATCCGTACGAATCTAGCCAGATGATGGTGGTGATCGCCAACCGTCACGGTATTTTCGGGGTTTACCCCATGCGCGAGATCTATGAGTTTTCCCGCATCTGGGCGATAGGCTCCGGCCGCAAGTTCGCGATGGGCGCGATGTACGCGGTGTACGACCAGGCGCTGAGCGCGCGCGAAATCGCCGAAATCGGCGTGCGCGCCGGCTGCGAATTCGACGTCAGCTCTTCGATGCCGATGACGGTCTATACCGTAGAGCTGGCGGCGGACAAGGAAAAGAAAGACACAGCATGA
- the tsaD gene encoding tRNA (adenosine(37)-N6)-threonylcarbamoyltransferase complex transferase subunit TsaD yields the protein MLVLGIESSCDETGVALYDTDGGLLAHQLHTQMAMHAEYGGVVPELASRDHIRRAIPLTEACLAEAGKTLADLDAIAYTQGPGLGGALLVGASVANALAFGLNIPVLGVHHLEGHLLSPLLAEPKPEFPFLALLVSGGHTQLMAVRGVGDYQILGETLDDAAGEAFDKTAKLLGLPYPGGPLLSRLAEEGDPARFTLPRPMLNSGDLDMSFSGLKTAVLTLSKQVADADGHIDEQTRKDICRAFQEAIVEVLTKKSLAALKQCGMKRLVVAGGVGANKQLRAALDEAARRRRFEVFYPPLALCTDNGAMIAFAGAMRLKHAQAPGSYSIKPRWDLSALPPA from the coding sequence ATGCTGGTACTAGGTATTGAATCTTCCTGCGACGAAACCGGAGTCGCTTTGTACGACACAGACGGCGGCCTGCTGGCCCACCAACTGCACACTCAGATGGCCATGCACGCCGAATACGGCGGCGTGGTCCCCGAGCTGGCCAGCCGCGACCACATCCGCCGCGCCATCCCGCTGACCGAGGCCTGCCTGGCCGAGGCCGGCAAGACCCTGGCCGACCTCGACGCCATCGCCTACACCCAGGGCCCCGGCCTAGGTGGCGCGCTGCTGGTGGGCGCCAGCGTGGCCAACGCGCTGGCCTTCGGCCTGAACATCCCGGTGCTGGGCGTCCATCATCTAGAAGGCCATCTGCTGTCTCCGCTGCTGGCCGAGCCCAAGCCCGAGTTCCCCTTTCTGGCCCTGCTGGTTTCCGGCGGCCACACGCAGCTGATGGCGGTGCGCGGCGTCGGCGACTACCAAATCCTGGGCGAAACCCTGGACGACGCCGCCGGCGAGGCCTTCGACAAGACCGCCAAACTGCTGGGCCTGCCCTATCCCGGCGGCCCGCTGCTGTCGCGGCTGGCCGAGGAAGGCGATCCGGCCCGCTTCACCCTGCCGCGGCCGATGCTGAACTCCGGCGATCTGGACATGAGCTTTTCCGGCCTGAAAACCGCGGTGCTGACGCTGAGCAAGCAGGTGGCGGACGCCGACGGCCATATCGACGAACAGACGCGCAAAGACATCTGCCGCGCCTTCCAGGAAGCCATCGTCGAAGTGCTGACCAAGAAATCGCTGGCCGCGCTCAAACAGTGCGGCATGAAGCGGCTGGTGGTGGCCGGCGGCGTCGGCGCCAACAAGCAGCTGCGCGCCGCGCTGGACGAGGCCGCGCGCCGGCGCCGCTTCGAAGTCTTCTACCCGCCGCTGGCGCTGTGCACCGACAACGGCGCGATGATCGCCTTCGCCGGCGCGATGCGGCTGAAACACGCCCAAGCCCCCGGCAGTTACTCGATCAAGCCGCGCTGGGATCTCAGCGCGCTGCCGCCGGCCTGA
- the ribA gene encoding GTP cyclohydrolase II translates to MEYIASCKLPTPWGEFTMHGFEEVGGREHVALTLGTIDDGEPVLSRLHSECLTGDALFSLRCDCGFQLEAALSAIAAEGRGALLYLRQEGRGIGLINKIRAYQLQDGGADTVEANERLGFPADMRDFRIARHMLDQLGVSRVRVMTNNPRKIETLRNAGIDVVERVPLEVGRNPHNDRYLDTKASKLGHMLFK, encoded by the coding sequence ATGGAGTACATCGCGAGTTGCAAGCTGCCCACCCCCTGGGGTGAGTTCACCATGCATGGTTTTGAGGAAGTGGGGGGGCGCGAGCACGTCGCGCTGACCCTGGGCACGATAGACGACGGCGAGCCGGTGCTGTCGCGCCTGCATTCGGAGTGCCTGACCGGCGACGCGCTGTTTTCGCTGCGCTGCGACTGCGGCTTCCAACTGGAGGCGGCCTTGTCCGCCATCGCCGCCGAAGGCCGCGGCGCCTTGCTGTATCTGCGTCAGGAAGGCCGCGGCATCGGCCTGATCAACAAGATTCGCGCCTACCAGCTGCAGGACGGCGGCGCCGACACCGTGGAAGCCAACGAGCGGCTGGGCTTCCCCGCCGACATGCGCGATTTCCGCATCGCCCGCCACATGCTGGACCAGCTGGGCGTGTCGCGGGTGCGGGTGATGACCAATAATCCGCGCAAGATCGAAACCCTGCGCAATGCCGGCATCGATGTGGTGGAACGGGTGCCGCTGGAAGTGGGGCGCAATCCGCACAACGACCGTTATCTGGACACCAAGGCCAGCAAGCTGGGCCATATGTTGTTCAAGTGA
- a CDS encoding collagenase yields the protein MIKTASLSGVRALSLSVMAAALLAGCVSDSEKTAASQPAPQANLPQAGHSSHSPALSEKPSYPHGLPPGAPADGAGPGAKPQGPMQQTGARRAKEAAAGPQYAACEEAKLGQLSGAALARYVASVQGTCMNRLFQADAFSYRVVSPANMREVAAEARARAQSWDGKSANGLWPLAVFLKAGYFTQYSHAAEVGDYGRPVDEPVMQAVSALAENPALWSEPVRDGSGDHDAWYLATDLRQSVAETMILADSVRKQEYALPLLQRFFGRYNAAAKNNWARIALHPMQTTLFNMHYTEGFADKAGAGQLDALATSLAGLTRAGQPAFADEQMYLNTVRETGRFMQYPRTAKLAEDAVAGLLGGEKFGASWAEAVYALKKLGKVPCERYGICQAEQELKTHLFPHSWSFDNGNLVFETPLALAEVEPLYYAMKQVQAQLGRVSGISQPVNGDTNAKLRMVIYGSKTAYQRFQGLLNELSTDNGGIYIEKDGTFYTFQREVPRESYLSLEELVRHEYVHYLSGRFIQPGMWGSSDFYRDDRRMAWYDEGFAEFMAWSTSRDGIKVRGHVVDVVANGWPQSYLEPSRIMRSSYSDGWDFYSHSALWFYYLNQQQPGRIAEILASLRADDVKRFDALVAEMGRDAGLVQGFHDYVGRQVEAQRAGQLGNTSTERGVDWLKQAEWQAGEIGAIEGAMRRHLPVACRVWADGERSALRRFECDGVLPLRSGTATLARQELDKTLDSALQNLLRGSGINNMMALNCAATDYDFKAKRAALRCEGPLGPVASQPSQPGGGDAKLGLAKLSYSSPVRCLRGQLQGVGEPDGYSLVSGPKLGRAVMADHGAFNYRRDQDQPGVADQITVRVRKGAQTRDVVVQLLATPVNISDEACWARAG from the coding sequence ATGATAAAAACAGCTTCGCTCAGCGGCGTGCGCGCACTGAGTCTTTCCGTGATGGCGGCCGCCTTATTGGCCGGTTGCGTCAGCGATTCCGAAAAAACAGCGGCCAGCCAGCCGGCGCCGCAGGCCAATCTGCCTCAGGCCGGCCACTCCTCGCATTCTCCGGCTTTGTCGGAGAAACCGTCTTATCCGCACGGCCTGCCGCCCGGCGCGCCGGCCGACGGCGCCGGTCCCGGCGCCAAGCCGCAAGGCCCGATGCAGCAGACCGGCGCGCGCCGCGCCAAGGAGGCCGCGGCCGGGCCGCAGTACGCCGCCTGCGAGGAGGCCAAGCTGGGCCAGTTGTCCGGCGCGGCGCTGGCGCGCTATGTCGCCAGCGTGCAGGGCACGTGCATGAATCGCCTGTTCCAGGCGGACGCCTTCAGCTACCGGGTGGTGTCGCCGGCGAATATGCGGGAAGTGGCGGCCGAGGCCCGCGCCCGCGCGCAAAGCTGGGACGGCAAGAGCGCCAACGGCTTGTGGCCGCTGGCGGTGTTCCTGAAAGCCGGCTACTTCACCCAGTACAGCCACGCCGCGGAAGTGGGCGATTACGGCCGTCCGGTGGACGAGCCGGTGATGCAGGCGGTGAGCGCGCTGGCGGAAAACCCGGCGCTGTGGAGCGAGCCGGTGCGCGACGGCAGCGGCGACCACGATGCCTGGTATCTGGCGACCGATCTGCGTCAGTCGGTGGCGGAAACCATGATTCTGGCGGATTCGGTGCGCAAGCAGGAATACGCGCTGCCGCTGCTGCAGCGCTTCTTCGGCCGCTACAACGCCGCGGCTAAGAACAACTGGGCGCGCATCGCGCTGCATCCGATGCAGACCACCCTGTTCAATATGCATTACACCGAGGGCTTCGCAGACAAGGCGGGCGCCGGTCAACTGGACGCGCTGGCGACCAGCCTGGCAGGGCTGACCCGCGCCGGCCAGCCGGCCTTCGCCGACGAACAGATGTATCTGAACACCGTGCGTGAAACCGGCCGCTTCATGCAATACCCGCGCACCGCCAAACTGGCGGAAGACGCGGTGGCCGGCCTGCTGGGCGGGGAGAAGTTCGGCGCTTCGTGGGCGGAAGCGGTGTACGCCTTGAAGAAACTGGGCAAGGTGCCGTGCGAGCGCTACGGCATCTGCCAGGCGGAACAGGAGCTGAAAACGCATCTGTTCCCGCATAGCTGGAGCTTCGACAACGGCAATCTGGTGTTCGAAACCCCGCTGGCGCTGGCCGAAGTGGAGCCGCTGTACTACGCGATGAAGCAGGTGCAGGCGCAATTGGGCCGGGTCAGCGGCATCAGCCAGCCGGTGAACGGCGACACCAACGCCAAATTGCGCATGGTGATCTACGGCAGCAAGACCGCCTACCAGCGCTTCCAGGGCCTGCTCAATGAATTGTCCACCGACAACGGCGGCATTTACATCGAAAAGGACGGCACCTTCTACACCTTCCAGCGCGAAGTGCCGCGCGAGAGCTATCTGAGCCTGGAAGAACTGGTGCGCCACGAGTACGTGCACTATCTGTCCGGCCGCTTTATCCAGCCGGGCATGTGGGGCAGCTCGGACTTCTACCGCGACGACCGCCGCATGGCCTGGTACGACGAGGGCTTCGCCGAATTCATGGCCTGGAGCACGTCGCGCGACGGTATCAAGGTGCGCGGCCACGTGGTGGACGTGGTGGCCAACGGCTGGCCGCAAAGCTATCTGGAACCGTCCCGCATCATGCGTTCCAGCTATAGCGACGGTTGGGACTTCTACAGCCATTCCGCCTTGTGGTTCTACTACCTGAACCAGCAACAGCCGGGCCGCATCGCCGAGATCCTGGCCTCGCTGCGCGCCGACGACGTCAAGCGCTTCGACGCCCTGGTGGCGGAAATGGGCCGCGACGCCGGTCTGGTGCAGGGCTTCCACGATTATGTGGGCCGCCAGGTGGAGGCGCAGCGCGCCGGTCAACTGGGCAATACCTCGACCGAGCGGGGCGTGGACTGGCTGAAACAGGCGGAGTGGCAGGCCGGCGAGATCGGCGCGATCGAGGGCGCGATGCGCCGTCATCTGCCGGTGGCGTGCCGCGTCTGGGCCGACGGCGAACGCAGCGCTCTGCGCCGCTTCGAATGCGACGGCGTCTTGCCCTTGCGCTCCGGCACCGCCACCTTGGCGCGCCAGGAGCTGGACAAGACCCTGGACTCCGCCTTGCAGAACCTGCTGCGCGGCAGCGGCATCAACAATATGATGGCGCTCAACTGCGCGGCCACCGACTACGACTTCAAGGCCAAGCGCGCCGCGCTGCGCTGCGAAGGCCCGCTGGGTCCGGTCGCGTCGCAGCCGTCGCAGCCGGGCGGCGGCGACGCCAAGCTGGGTTTGGCCAAGCTCAGCTATTCCAGCCCTGTGCGCTGCCTGCGCGGCCAGCTGCAAGGCGTGGGCGAGCCGGACGGCTATAGCCTGGTGAGCGGTCCCAAGCTGGGCCGCGCCGTCATGGCCGACCACGGCGCCTTCAACTACCGCCGCGATCAGGACCAGCCGGGCGTGGCCGACCAGATCACCGTGCGCGTGCGCAAGGGCGCGCAAACGCGGGACGTGGTGGTGCAGTTGCTGGCGACGCCGGTGAATATATCGGACGAGGCGTGCTGGGCCCGCGCCGGTTGA
- a CDS encoding GAF domain-containing protein, which yields MIPVSQLADYLREQSLDLDRTELQIAVLTLSAVLNADKPAARQDLYRYRVPKLSEDGSCSLFEELADEPYDLAPLFGGESPEATAALRNLLALVESVNLKVGADWLGVYRKIGKGQQAKLVKLAYQGVPSRAEFPLTEAFAEYSNNSRVGLTGWAVLIEDVKAWRAEGGGYYECDPKVMSEVCLPVLGQDDNVLGILDAEASSAGFFTPERLVWLAALAIVLAEPFAALPLALENPEADHS from the coding sequence ATGATACCCGTAAGCCAACTGGCCGACTATCTGCGCGAGCAGAGCCTGGATCTGGATCGCACCGAGCTGCAGATCGCGGTGCTGACCCTGTCCGCGGTGTTGAACGCGGACAAGCCGGCGGCGCGGCAGGATTTGTACCGCTACCGGGTGCCCAAATTGAGCGAGGACGGCAGTTGCTCCTTGTTCGAGGAACTGGCCGACGAGCCTTACGACCTGGCGCCGCTGTTCGGCGGCGAAAGTCCGGAGGCGACGGCGGCGCTGCGCAATCTGCTGGCGCTGGTGGAGTCGGTGAACCTCAAGGTGGGCGCGGACTGGCTGGGCGTGTATCGCAAGATAGGCAAGGGTCAGCAGGCCAAGCTGGTCAAGCTGGCTTATCAGGGAGTGCCCAGCCGCGCGGAGTTTCCTTTGACCGAGGCCTTCGCCGAGTACAGCAACAACAGCCGGGTGGGCCTGACCGGCTGGGCGGTGCTGATCGAGGACGTCAAAGCCTGGCGCGCGGAGGGCGGCGGCTATTACGAGTGCGATCCCAAGGTGATGAGCGAGGTTTGCCTGCCGGTGCTGGGTCAGGACGACAATGTGCTGGGCATTCTGGACGCCGAGGCGTCCAGCGCCGGTTTCTTCACGCCGGAGCGGCTGGTGTGGCTGGCCGCGCTGGCCATTGTGCTGGCCGAGCCTTTCGCCGCCTTGCCGCTGGCGCTTGAAAATCCGGAAGCCGACCACAGTTAA
- a CDS encoding HugZ family pyridoxamine 5'-phosphate oxidase has protein sequence MKIPPSAAVHLLHRCVHASLATHSTQLAGYPYATPIPCVPDLRHRPTLCLSALAEHSKNLQADPRCSVALLDPAAASSQSGARLTLLGDMEAFQPTPLELARHLRYQPEAEDWLQLDFAFYRLQPQRLRYIEGFGRMGWLEAEQWLDGPTLEPEQEAELLTQSAALPAGVRLLGADCHGIDYEIAAARRRLAFPAALAADELAARWTALCAALA, from the coding sequence ATGAAAATCCCGCCCTCAGCCGCCGTCCATCTGCTGCACCGCTGTGTCCACGCCAGCCTGGCCACCCACAGCACTCAACTGGCCGGCTATCCCTACGCCACGCCGATACCCTGCGTGCCCGATCTGCGCCACCGCCCCACGCTCTGCCTCAGCGCGCTGGCCGAGCACAGCAAGAATCTGCAAGCCGATCCGCGCTGCAGCGTGGCCTTGCTGGACCCGGCGGCGGCGTCCAGCCAGAGCGGCGCGCGCCTGACTCTGCTGGGCGATATGGAAGCCTTCCAACCCACGCCGCTGGAACTGGCGCGCCATCTGCGCTACCAGCCGGAGGCCGAAGACTGGCTGCAGCTGGACTTCGCCTTCTACCGACTGCAGCCGCAACGGCTGCGCTATATCGAAGGCTTCGGCCGCATGGGCTGGCTGGAGGCCGAGCAGTGGCTGGACGGCCCGACGCTGGAGCCGGAACAAGAGGCGGAGCTGCTGACGCAGAGCGCCGCCTTGCCCGCCGGTGTCCGCTTGCTGGGGGCCGACTGCCACGGCATCGATTACGAGATCGCCGCCGCGCGCCGCCGGCTGGCCTTTCCCGCCGCGTTGGCGGCGGACGAGCTGGCCGCCCGCTGGACAGCGCTCTGCGCGGCGCTGGCATGA
- a CDS encoding ATP-binding cassette domain-containing protein: MIQLKNLNLRRGLKELLLGANLTLNPGYKTGLTGANGAGKSSLFALLMGELHADSGDALLPPHWTIAHVAQETPALERSALDYVLDGDHELRQLEQGLLDAEERHDGNAIGHLHGELARIDAYAAPARAGKLLTGLGFDVDAQQRPVASFSGGWRMRLNLAQALMCRSDLLLLDEPTNHLDLETVLWLEDWLQGYPGTLLMISHDRDFLDSVCDHIVEVANQELTLYTGNYSQFEVMRAEKLARQQGEYEKQQHQIAHLESFVNRFKAKASKARQAQSRVKALEKLERIAPAHVASPFDFHFDSPDNLPNPLLKLEQADVGYGSAAILSGLNLSVEAGARIGLLGVNGAGKSTLVKLLSGDLAPLRGEVVNAQTLKIGYFAQHTLETLREDETPLQHMQRLAPTTRELELRSFLGGFNFRGDAATDPVGPMSGGEKARLALAMIVWQKPNLLLLDEPTNHLDLEMRHALTMALQDFSGALIVVSHDRSLLEATTDIFWLVSHGKVQPFDGDLEDYRQWRLTLLADAGKPSSGDAQGLNRKEQKRQEAEARQRLSLLRKPLQNKLNKLEKELDQLSAAKAELDGFMASADAYEDANRQRLADAVRRQGEVATRLAEVEEAWLDAQTELEALEQAE, from the coding sequence ATGATTCAACTCAAAAACCTCAACCTGCGCCGCGGCCTGAAAGAATTGCTGCTAGGCGCCAACCTGACGCTCAACCCCGGCTACAAGACCGGCCTCACCGGCGCCAACGGCGCCGGCAAATCCAGCCTGTTCGCGCTCTTGATGGGCGAATTGCACGCCGACAGCGGCGACGCGTTGCTGCCGCCGCACTGGACCATCGCCCATGTGGCGCAGGAAACGCCGGCGCTGGAACGCTCGGCGCTGGACTACGTGCTGGACGGCGACCATGAGTTGCGCCAGCTGGAACAGGGGCTGCTGGACGCCGAAGAGCGGCACGACGGCAACGCCATCGGCCATCTGCACGGCGAGCTGGCGCGCATCGACGCCTACGCCGCGCCGGCGCGCGCCGGCAAGCTGCTGACCGGCCTGGGCTTCGACGTGGACGCCCAGCAACGGCCGGTGGCCAGCTTCTCCGGCGGCTGGCGCATGCGCCTCAACCTGGCCCAGGCGCTGATGTGCCGCTCCGACCTGCTGCTGCTGGACGAACCCACCAACCACCTGGACCTGGAAACCGTGCTGTGGCTGGAAGACTGGCTGCAAGGCTATCCGGGCACCCTGCTGATGATTTCCCACGACCGCGACTTCCTGGACAGCGTCTGCGACCACATCGTTGAAGTCGCCAACCAGGAACTGACGCTGTACACCGGCAACTACAGCCAGTTCGAAGTGATGCGCGCGGAAAAACTGGCGCGCCAGCAAGGCGAATACGAAAAGCAGCAGCACCAGATCGCCCACCTGGAATCCTTCGTCAACCGCTTCAAGGCCAAGGCGTCCAAGGCGCGCCAGGCGCAAAGCCGGGTCAAGGCGCTGGAAAAGCTGGAGCGCATCGCGCCGGCCCACGTGGCCTCGCCGTTCGACTTCCACTTCGACAGCCCGGACAACCTGCCCAATCCGCTGCTGAAGCTGGAACAGGCCGACGTCGGCTACGGCTCCGCCGCCATTCTTAGCGGGCTGAACCTGTCGGTGGAGGCCGGCGCGCGCATCGGCCTGCTCGGCGTCAACGGCGCTGGCAAATCCACCCTGGTCAAGCTGCTGTCCGGCGACCTTGCGCCGCTGCGGGGCGAAGTCGTCAACGCGCAGACACTGAAGATAGGCTATTTCGCCCAGCACACGCTGGAAACCCTGCGCGAAGACGAGACGCCGCTGCAGCATATGCAAAGACTGGCGCCCACCACGCGCGAACTGGAGTTGCGCAGCTTCCTGGGCGGCTTCAACTTCCGCGGCGACGCCGCCACCGATCCGGTGGGCCCGATGTCCGGCGGCGAGAAAGCGCGGCTGGCGCTGGCGATGATAGTCTGGCAAAAACCCAATCTGCTGCTGCTGGACGAACCCACTAACCACCTGGACCTGGAAATGCGCCACGCGCTGACCATGGCCTTGCAGGATTTCAGCGGCGCGCTGATCGTGGTGTCCCACGACCGCAGCCTGCTGGAAGCCACCACCGACATCTTCTGGCTGGTCAGCCACGGCAAGGTGCAGCCCTTCGACGGCGATCTGGAGGATTATCGCCAGTGGCGGCTGACCCTGCTCGCCGACGCCGGCAAGCCCTCGTCCGGAGACGCCCAGGGCCTGAATCGCAAGGAACAGAAACGCCAGGAGGCGGAAGCGCGGCAGCGGCTGTCCCTGCTGCGCAAACCGCTGCAGAACAAGTTGAACAAGCTGGAAAAGGAACTGGACCAGCTCAGCGCGGCGAAAGCCGAACTGGACGGCTTCATGGCCTCCGCCGACGCCTACGAGGACGCCAACCGGCAACGACTGGCCGACGCGGTGCGCCGCCAGGGCGAGGTGGCGACCCGCCTGGCCGAAGTGGAGGAAGCCTGGCTGGACGCCCAGACCGAACTGGAGGCCTTGGAACAGGCGGAATGA
- a CDS encoding substrate-binding periplasmic protein has product MTAAHFLSKAAQRLPRRHACPSPVRRVLLAGLLLVGAAAAEPPIRLNTHQQAPLSFRKEDGSADGLAVQVVQCALKQLQRPYSIAFLPWPRAQWQVQHQQADAFFTATPSAERDGYAVLSAPILPYERRWYLLKDNPQSPSGSDFKRQGRTAAFNGSNMDDWLREHGYQLTSTPPNSEQLVKMLLSRRVDAILGNAYVVDALIAKMGVQEQLRSELAQSLPFGVYFGKAFLARESPQFLTQFNRAVQTCRAK; this is encoded by the coding sequence ATGACTGCCGCCCATTTTTTAAGCAAGGCCGCGCAACGCCTTCCCCGCCGCCACGCATGTCCGTCGCCCGTCCGACGCGTCCTGCTTGCCGGCCTGCTGCTCGTCGGCGCCGCCGCCGCCGAGCCCCCCATCCGGCTCAACACCCATCAGCAAGCTCCGCTTTCCTTCCGCAAGGAGGACGGCAGCGCCGACGGCCTGGCGGTGCAAGTGGTGCAATGCGCGCTCAAACAACTGCAACGCCCCTACTCCATCGCCTTCCTGCCGTGGCCTCGCGCGCAATGGCAGGTGCAGCACCAGCAGGCCGACGCCTTCTTCACCGCCACGCCGTCCGCGGAGCGCGACGGCTACGCGGTGTTGTCCGCCCCCATCCTGCCTTACGAGCGGCGCTGGTATCTGCTGAAGGACAATCCGCAATCCCCGTCCGGCAGCGATTTCAAGCGCCAGGGCCGCACCGCCGCCTTCAACGGCTCCAATATGGACGACTGGCTGCGCGAACACGGCTACCAGCTCACCTCCACCCCGCCCAATAGCGAACAGCTGGTCAAGATGCTGCTGAGCCGCCGCGTCGACGCCATTCTCGGCAACGCCTACGTGGTGGACGCGCTGATCGCCAAGATGGGCGTGCAGGAGCAGCTGCGCAGCGAACTGGCGCAAAGCCTGCCCTTCGGCGTCTACTTCGGCAAAGCCTTTCTCGCCCGCGAGTCGCCGCAGTTCCTGACGCAATTCAATCGCGCGGTGCAAACCTGCCGCGCCAAATAA